One stretch of Juglans microcarpa x Juglans regia isolate MS1-56 chromosome 3D, Jm3101_v1.0, whole genome shotgun sequence DNA includes these proteins:
- the LOC121255675 gene encoding protein FAR-RED IMPAIRED RESPONSE 1-like isoform X1, translating into MTKTDCKAKINARFVNGVWVLTSVDLVHNHSTVSPQKSRFFRSHKYLDEYSQRMLDLNDRAGIWMNKNFQALVTDAGGFENLAFQEKDCKNFIGKARYLRMGKGGGEALNDYFKRMRKMNDDFVSVMDVDDEFRVRNVFWADARSRAAYEYFGDVITFDTMYLTNRYGMPFALFVGVNHHGQSILLGAGLISSEDTSTFVWLFEAWLECMNGRAPAAIITDQDRAMKNAIQIVFPNARHRYCLWHIMHKLPEKLGSHSSYNAGLKTAIQSAVYDTQNCEQFEEKWGQLIHNYELTDNAWLQGLYTERSFWVPVYLKCVFWAGMSTTQRSESMNAFFDGYVHSSTTLKEFVDQFDNALRKKVEAETTADFQSCNQTIPCVSSFKIERQFQSLYTNAIFKEVQAEVWGMLLCNPSLVGTEGSISTFDVFEEISTPDGQSKIVKYIVYFNEDECEVQCTCALFEMRGILCRHAFKVCQMKYIHVLPEKYVLDRWRKDLKRSYTLVKSSYDDVRVNADARRYELVIQRCLRFATRVSRNDEHVNAFFHLLDDFEHKYVGLELEFGSTKLKENVVDDKYKKILSRHVVRGKGRPPTRRKVPMVEKATRKRKKKQTYRNLFDDTSHNVDLPVLEVGATVEEVVIQTQYSTLTQVRLSANDEATSSLPHGT; encoded by the exons ATGACAAAAACTGATTGTAAGGCAAAGATAAATGCTCGCTTTGTGAATGGGGTATGGGTGTTGACCAGTGTTGATCTTGTTCACAATCACAGTACGGTTAGCCcacaaaaatctagattttttagaTCTCACAAATATTTGGATGAATATAGTCAGAGAATGCTCGATTTGAATGACAGAGCGGGTATTTGGATGAATAAAAATTTCCAAGCACTTGTGACTGATGCGGGAGGTTTTGAGAATTTAGCTTTCCAGGAGAAAGATTGTAAGAATTTTATTGGCAAAGCTAGATATTTAAGAATGGGTAAAGGAGGTGGTGAAGCACTAAACGACTACTTTAAGAGAATGAGGAAAATGAATGATGACTTTGTTTCCGTCATGGATGTGGATGATGAGTTTAGAGTTAGGAATGTGTTTTGGGCTGACGCACGAAGTCGGGCAGCATATGAGTATTTTGGAGACGTTATCACGTTCGATACAATGTACCTAACAAATAGGTACGGAATGCCGTTTGCTCTATTTGTTGGAGTAAACCATCATGGACAGTCCATACTCTTAGGGGCAGGCTTGATTTCAAGCGAGGACACAAGTACCTTCGTGTGGTTGTTTGAAGCATGGTTAGAATGCATGAATGGACGGGCACCTGCAGCCATCATAACAGACCAAGACAGGGCAATGAAGAATGCGATTCAAATTGTATTCCCGAATGCAAGACATAGATATTGTCTTTGGCATATAATGCATAAACTGCCAGAGAAATTGGGATCCCACTCGTCATATAACGCAGGACTGAAGACTGCAATTCAGAGTGCAGTCTATGATACACAAAATTGCGAACAATTTGAGGAGAAGTGGGGGCAGTTAATTCATAACTATGAATTAACTGACAATGCATGGTTGCAGGGGTTGTACACCGAGAGGTCATTTTGGGTACCAGTTTACTTGAAATGTGTATTCTGGGCTGGTATGAGCACTACCCAACGGTCTGAAAGCATGAACGCCTTCTTCGACGGATATGTGCATTCCAGTACGACATTGAAAGAATTTGTCGATCAATTTGACAATGCTTTGAGGAAGAAGGTGGAGGCGGAGACGACAGCTGATTTCCAGTCGTGTAACCAAACAATCCCATGTGTATCCTCATTCAAAATTGAGAGGCAGTTTCAATCATTATACACGAATGCAATATTTAAAGAGGTCCAAGCAGAGGTTTGGGGGATGCTTTTATGTAACCCTTCACTTGTGGGCACTGAAGGTAGCATTTCTACCTTCGATGTTTTCGAAGAAATCTCTACACCTGATGGACAGTCCAAAATTGTGAAGTACATAGTTTACTTTAATGAAGACGAATGCGAAGTTCAATGCACGTGTGCCTTGTTTGAGATGAGGGGGATTCTCTGTAGGCATGCATTTAAAGTCTGTCAGATGAAGTACATTCATGTGCTGCCAGAGAAATATGTGTTGGATAGATGGAGGAAAGACTTAAAGAGAAGTTACACACTGGTTAAGAGTAGCTATGATGATGTACGGGTCAATGCGGATGCACGACGCTATGAGCTTGTCATACAAAGATGTCTAAGATTTGCGACACGTGTATCTCGAAATGATGAGCATGTGAATGCATTCTTTCATTTGTTGGATGACTTTGAGCATAAGTATGTAGGATTAGAGCTTGAGTTCGGTTCAACAAAGTTAAAAGAGAACGTGGTCGAcgataaatataagaaaatattaagccGGCACGTTGTTCGGGGGAAAGGGAGACCGCCAACTAGAAGAAAGGTCCCAATGGTCGAGAAGGCtacaaggaagagaaagaaaaaacaa ACATACAGGAATCTATTTGACGATACATCACACAATGTTGACCTCCCGGTGTTAGAAGTTGGTGCTACTGTTGAGGAGGTTGTTATCCAAACCCAGTATAGTACTCTAACACAAGTAAGGCTTTCGGCCAATGATGAG GCTACGTCAAGCTTGCCCCATGGAACTTAG
- the LOC121255675 gene encoding protein FAR-RED IMPAIRED RESPONSE 1-like isoform X2, which produces MTKTDCKAKINARFVNGVWVLTSVDLVHNHSTVSPQKSRFFRSHKYLDEYSQRMLDLNDRAGIWMNKNFQALVTDAGGFENLAFQEKDCKNFIGKARYLRMGKGGGEALNDYFKRMRKMNDDFVSVMDVDDEFRVRNVFWADARSRAAYEYFGDVITFDTMYLTNRYGMPFALFVGVNHHGQSILLGAGLISSEDTSTFVWLFEAWLECMNGRAPAAIITDQDRAMKNAIQIVFPNARHRYCLWHIMHKLPEKLGSHSSYNAGLKTAIQSAVYDTQNCEQFEEKWGQLIHNYELTDNAWLQGLYTERSFWVPVYLKCVFWAGMSTTQRSESMNAFFDGYVHSSTTLKEFVDQFDNALRKKVEAETTADFQSCNQTIPCVSSFKIERQFQSLYTNAIFKEVQAEVWGMLLCNPSLVGTEGSISTFDVFEEISTPDGQSKIVKYIVYFNEDECEVQCTCALFEMRGILCRHAFKVCQMKYIHVLPEKYVLDRWRKDLKRSYTLVKSSYDDVRVNADARRYELVIQRCLRFATRVSRNDEHVNAFFHLLDDFEHKYVGLELEFGSTKLKENVVDDKYKKILSRHVVRGKGRPPTRRKVPMVEKATRKRKKKQTYRNLFDDTSHNVDLPVLEVGATVEEVVIQTQYSTLTQATSSLPHGT; this is translated from the exons ATGACAAAAACTGATTGTAAGGCAAAGATAAATGCTCGCTTTGTGAATGGGGTATGGGTGTTGACCAGTGTTGATCTTGTTCACAATCACAGTACGGTTAGCCcacaaaaatctagattttttagaTCTCACAAATATTTGGATGAATATAGTCAGAGAATGCTCGATTTGAATGACAGAGCGGGTATTTGGATGAATAAAAATTTCCAAGCACTTGTGACTGATGCGGGAGGTTTTGAGAATTTAGCTTTCCAGGAGAAAGATTGTAAGAATTTTATTGGCAAAGCTAGATATTTAAGAATGGGTAAAGGAGGTGGTGAAGCACTAAACGACTACTTTAAGAGAATGAGGAAAATGAATGATGACTTTGTTTCCGTCATGGATGTGGATGATGAGTTTAGAGTTAGGAATGTGTTTTGGGCTGACGCACGAAGTCGGGCAGCATATGAGTATTTTGGAGACGTTATCACGTTCGATACAATGTACCTAACAAATAGGTACGGAATGCCGTTTGCTCTATTTGTTGGAGTAAACCATCATGGACAGTCCATACTCTTAGGGGCAGGCTTGATTTCAAGCGAGGACACAAGTACCTTCGTGTGGTTGTTTGAAGCATGGTTAGAATGCATGAATGGACGGGCACCTGCAGCCATCATAACAGACCAAGACAGGGCAATGAAGAATGCGATTCAAATTGTATTCCCGAATGCAAGACATAGATATTGTCTTTGGCATATAATGCATAAACTGCCAGAGAAATTGGGATCCCACTCGTCATATAACGCAGGACTGAAGACTGCAATTCAGAGTGCAGTCTATGATACACAAAATTGCGAACAATTTGAGGAGAAGTGGGGGCAGTTAATTCATAACTATGAATTAACTGACAATGCATGGTTGCAGGGGTTGTACACCGAGAGGTCATTTTGGGTACCAGTTTACTTGAAATGTGTATTCTGGGCTGGTATGAGCACTACCCAACGGTCTGAAAGCATGAACGCCTTCTTCGACGGATATGTGCATTCCAGTACGACATTGAAAGAATTTGTCGATCAATTTGACAATGCTTTGAGGAAGAAGGTGGAGGCGGAGACGACAGCTGATTTCCAGTCGTGTAACCAAACAATCCCATGTGTATCCTCATTCAAAATTGAGAGGCAGTTTCAATCATTATACACGAATGCAATATTTAAAGAGGTCCAAGCAGAGGTTTGGGGGATGCTTTTATGTAACCCTTCACTTGTGGGCACTGAAGGTAGCATTTCTACCTTCGATGTTTTCGAAGAAATCTCTACACCTGATGGACAGTCCAAAATTGTGAAGTACATAGTTTACTTTAATGAAGACGAATGCGAAGTTCAATGCACGTGTGCCTTGTTTGAGATGAGGGGGATTCTCTGTAGGCATGCATTTAAAGTCTGTCAGATGAAGTACATTCATGTGCTGCCAGAGAAATATGTGTTGGATAGATGGAGGAAAGACTTAAAGAGAAGTTACACACTGGTTAAGAGTAGCTATGATGATGTACGGGTCAATGCGGATGCACGACGCTATGAGCTTGTCATACAAAGATGTCTAAGATTTGCGACACGTGTATCTCGAAATGATGAGCATGTGAATGCATTCTTTCATTTGTTGGATGACTTTGAGCATAAGTATGTAGGATTAGAGCTTGAGTTCGGTTCAACAAAGTTAAAAGAGAACGTGGTCGAcgataaatataagaaaatattaagccGGCACGTTGTTCGGGGGAAAGGGAGACCGCCAACTAGAAGAAAGGTCCCAATGGTCGAGAAGGCtacaaggaagagaaagaaaaaacaa ACATACAGGAATCTATTTGACGATACATCACACAATGTTGACCTCCCGGTGTTAGAAGTTGGTGCTACTGTTGAGGAGGTTGTTATCCAAACCCAGTATAGTACTCTAACACAA GCTACGTCAAGCTTGCCCCATGGAACTTAG